Within the Natranaeroarchaeum sulfidigenes genome, the region CGCGCGATGTCTCCACGTCGGCGTCGACATCGTCGATATTCGCCTCGATGTCGGCGAGCTCAGACTCTAACTCCTCTATTTCGGCGTCGAGGCGAGTTCGTTGCTCTTCAAGTCCAGGGAGCTTCGCGGAAATATCGTCCAGCTCCGAAAGTCGGTCGTCGATCCGTCGCTTCTCCTCGGTGCGTTCGTCGATCTCCGACTGGATTGCGGTCGTGTCGACGGGACGCATGATCAGTTCTCGGAGATCGTCTCCACGTGCCACGGCACGGCGAGCTTCGTTTGATTCCAGCAGGAAGGCGAACAGATCCGCAATCTCGCTATCCTTCAGATACGGATCGCCGTCAGTCACGATCGCGGTACCGCTCCGTTCGAGCGACCGGTCGTAGACATCGTCGCCGATCTTGATGCTTGCATGCCCGGTATCGGCATCCGCCTTGAGCGACACCTGGTCACTGCCGAGCGCCGCCATGATCGCCTGTAGCAGAGATGTCCGATTCGTCGCGTTCCGACCTGTGAGTGCCGTTATCCCTCGATCAAGCGTCACCGAAGTTTCGTCGATCCCGCCGATATTCTCGGCCCGGACAGTGACGGTTTTGGGGACCTCGTCTACAGTAGTACCTGATTCCATTGTCTGAAACAAGTCCGCCGTGCTACTTATTTGTTGTTCATCCCGGCGGTTAGAAACGGTCTCGCCACCCAGATATTACACAAGTACACCTGTAAACCTCTGCGAGCGGACGTGCGATCCCGGAACGCAGTCACTCATGACGCTCCGGCGGGCTGTCCGACTGACACTCACAGCCGCCGCGTTCGAGCAGGTCACCCGCCGTGTACTGGCGTCCGCAGTCGGTGCAGATGATCGAGACATCGACCAGTACGTCGTACTCACCGAGATCGATCACGTCCGACCGGTCGAGCCTGTCGATCGTATCGTCGGTTACCGCGACGGTGCGGTTCTGAAGTGCCCTGATCTTGTCCCGGGCGCTCTCGACGCGTTCCTCGTCGTCCGGCGTCACCATCGACGCGTCGAGACAGTCCGTCAGATGGTTATGGACGGTCTGGTGGGAGACGAAATCGCTCTCGACCTGCTCGATCGGCACGGAATCGTGTTCGAGTTCGCGGCGCGTCTCCGTTCGCATCCCACTGCTGACATCGTCGTCGGTCAACAGGCGGTAGGTGTTCTCGACCTCACCATCCTTGTAGGCGACACCGGCTTCGTCCATCGCCGCGCGGAGGGTCGATCGGTTGACGTACGTCGCCAGCTCGCGTAAACTGTACCGCTCCTC harbors:
- the rdfA gene encoding rod-determining factor RdfA, producing the protein MSTSDERFEDVACNCKVGRVLKEYDLTALNDELVAYWTGRGEERYSLRELATYVNRSTLRAAMDEAGVAYKDGEVENTYRLLTDDDVSSGMRTETRRELEHDSVPIEQVESDFVSHQTVHNHLTDCLDASMVTPDDEERVESARDKIRALQNRTVAVTDDTIDRLDRSDVIDLGEYDVLVDVSIICTDCGRQYTAGDLLERGGCECQSDSPPERHE